The following is a genomic window from Micromonospora cathayae.
TGGTCCGGACCGTCATCGAGGTGGTCGTGCTGGCCCTGGGCTGGGTACTGGGCGGCACGGTCGGGATCGGCACGGTGGCCTACGCCCTCGCGATCGGCCCGCTGACCCAGGCGTTCCTGCCGGCCCTCACCGTGGCCCCGGCCGACGCGCCGGCCCGACCACGGACCGGACCCGTCTGAGCTGGGCCGCCCGGGAGCCGGAAACCGGATGTTTTACTCCGGGCCGCTCAGCCGGCATCATTTCCCCATGGGGGCTGAGGGATGGCGTTGGTCGGACGCCTGGATCTTCGTGTCACTGGTCATCGCCAGCGGTGCCGGGCGGCACCGGCGGGCCGCGTCGAGCCGGCGTCCCGAAGGGGTACGCCTCACCGACGTGCTCTCCACCGCCAACCACCTCAACCAGGCGATTCCCGAACGGCACGAGGTGGAGTCGGCGGTCCGGCGGCTGGCCGGGGCCGGTCTGGTCAGCGTCACCGACGGCTGGTTCCGGATCACGCCGGCCGGCGAGCAGCTCTGGCGGACCCGGCCGAACGCCGGCCTCTCCACCGCCGTGGACACCGTGCAGACCGCGCTCGGCCGGCGGCACGCCCCCGGCCAGGCCGACTGGGAGCTGGCCGAGGACGAGCACGCCGCCGCCGTCCACGAGTACGTCAAGCGGTCCATCCCGACGCCGCGTCGCTCGCCGGAGGGTGGCGGCCCGGGGCACGACCGGCACTGACACACCGCCCGGCCCGGCACCGTGGCGTCGGCTGCTCCCGGGTCAGGCCGCCGGAGCGGCGACCCGGCGGACCGGGTGCCCGGCGGCGTGCAGCGCGTCCTTGACCTCGCCGATGCTCAGCTCCCCGAAGTGGAAGACACTGGCCGCGAGGACCGCGTCGGCCCCCGCCGCGACGGCCGGCGGGAAGTGCGCCACCGCGCCCGCGCCGCCGGAGGCGATCACCGGTACGTCGACCACCGCCCGGACCTGCGTGATCAGCTCCAGGTCGAAGCCGGCCTTGGTGCCGTCGGCGTCCATCGAGTTGAGCAGGATCTCCCCCGCGCCGAGCTGCGCCACCCGGTGCGCCCACTCCACCGCGTCCAGGCCGGTGCCCCGCCGGCCGCCGTGCGTGGTCACCTCGAACCCGCTGCCGGTGGCACCCGCCGGGGCGCGCCGCACGTCCAGCGAGAGCACCAGCACCTGCCGGCCGAACCGCTCGGCGATCTCGGCGATCAGCTCCGGCCGGGCGATCGCGGCGGTGTTCACCCCGACCTTGTCCGCCCCGGCCCGCAGCAGCACGTCCACGTCGCTGACACTGCGCACACCGCCGCCGACGGTCAGCGGGATGAAGACCGTCTCGGCGGTCCGGCGGACCACGTCGAGCATGGTGCCCCGGTCGTCCGAGGAG
Proteins encoded in this region:
- the hisF gene encoding imidazole glycerol phosphate synthase subunit HisF is translated as MTVAVRVIPCLDVDAGRVVKGVNFVDLRDAGDPVELASAYDRAGADELTFLDVTASSDDRGTMLDVVRRTAETVFIPLTVGGGVRSVSDVDVLLRAGADKVGVNTAAIARPELIAEIAERFGRQVLVLSLDVRRAPAGATGSGFEVTTHGGRRGTGLDAVEWAHRVAQLGAGEILLNSMDADGTKAGFDLELITQVRAVVDVPVIASGGAGAVAHFPPAVAAGADAVLAASVFHFGELSIGEVKDALHAAGHPVRRVAAPAA